One Rosa chinensis cultivar Old Blush chromosome 3, RchiOBHm-V2, whole genome shotgun sequence DNA window includes the following coding sequences:
- the LOC112192802 gene encoding probable cyclin-dependent serine/threonine-protein kinase DDB_G0292550 isoform X2, translating to MVYIYAIMPNMTTMNHFNATPSSATTQLVPPSNTMSTTIGFSSGTNLDNGFNSQFNKGFASETSQFNNGGYPISSVGFLANTNGGFSQQGPFQHNFNSTGGQHNGYSQNNNGRNGNAGNDSGSNGYSGNNNGGYSDDNGGYPNFPTNRGTSHNNRNNGKGNYNNLIVCQICEKLGHGARKCFQRNSQQSQNGASSSSVNCQICKRPGHVAKNCFYRQQNCNNNNNSHNGNTAMVACCNNNSTPVQHEVWLTDSGATNHMTSNIQNLQNVTTYTSDDGVQFGNGQGDRQGSI from the exons ATGGTATATATTTATGCAATAATGCCTAATATGACTACCATGAACCATTTCAATGCTACTCCCAGCTCTGCTACTACTCAACTTGTACCTCCTTCAAACACAATGAGTACGACAATTGGCTTTTCAAGTGGTACAAATCTTGACAACGGCTTCAATTCTCAGTTCAACAAAGGATTTGCCTCTGAGACATCTCAGTTCAATAATGGTGGTTATCCAATATCTTCTGTTGGCTTTCTGGCTAACACTAATGGTGGCTTTTCTCAACAAGGACCCTTTCAGCACAACTTCAACTCTACAGGTGGACAACACAATGGCTAttctcaaaacaataatggcAGAAATGGAAATGCAGGCAACGACAGTGGTTCAAATGGATACTCAGGGAACAACAATGGGGGTTACTCAGATGACAATGGAGGATACCCAAACTTTCCAACAAATAGGGGTACAAGTCACAACAACAGGAACAATGGAAAAGGGAATTACAACAATCTCATTGTTTGTCAAATCTGTGAGAAGCTAGGGCATGGTGCTCGGAAGTGCTTTCAAAGGAACTCACAACAATCTCAAAATggtgcatcatcatcatctgtgAATTGTCAGATATGCAAGAGGCCTGGACATGTAGCCAAAAACTGTTTCTACAGGCAACAGAATtgtaacaacaacaacaattctCACAATGGAAATACAGCAATGGTGGCTTGTTGTAACAACAATTCTACACCTGTTCAGCATGAAGTGTGGCTCACTGACTCAGGGGCTACCAATCATATGACATCCAATATTCAGAATCTGCAAAATGTCACAACTTATACCTCTGATGATGGGGTACAGTTTGGTAATG GACAAGGTGACAGGCAAGGTTCTATATGA
- the LOC112192802 gene encoding probable cyclin-dependent serine/threonine-protein kinase DDB_G0292550 isoform X1 gives MVYIYAIMPNMTTMNHFNATPSSATTQLVPPSNTMSTTIGFSSGTNLDNGFNSQFNKGFASETSQFNNGGYPISSVGFLANTNGGFSQQGPFQHNFNSTGGQHNGYSQNNNGRNGNAGNDSGSNGYSGNNNGGYSDDNGGYPNFPTNRGTSHNNRNNGKGNYNNLIVCQICEKLGHGARKCFQRNSQQSQNGASSSSVNCQICKRPGHVAKNCFYRQQNCNNNNNSHNGNTAMVACCNNNSTPVQHEVWLTDSGATNHMTSNIQNLQNVTTYTSDDGVQFGNGTSLPIVKQGSNNILTKSGSLYLQNILYVPDLAANLLSVYNLCKDNYVRMIFDEFEFLIQDKVTGKVLYEGLCDKGLYPIPVSVASSFFLH, from the coding sequence ATGGTATATATTTATGCAATAATGCCTAATATGACTACCATGAACCATTTCAATGCTACTCCCAGCTCTGCTACTACTCAACTTGTACCTCCTTCAAACACAATGAGTACGACAATTGGCTTTTCAAGTGGTACAAATCTTGACAACGGCTTCAATTCTCAGTTCAACAAAGGATTTGCCTCTGAGACATCTCAGTTCAATAATGGTGGTTATCCAATATCTTCTGTTGGCTTTCTGGCTAACACTAATGGTGGCTTTTCTCAACAAGGACCCTTTCAGCACAACTTCAACTCTACAGGTGGACAACACAATGGCTAttctcaaaacaataatggcAGAAATGGAAATGCAGGCAACGACAGTGGTTCAAATGGATACTCAGGGAACAACAATGGGGGTTACTCAGATGACAATGGAGGATACCCAAACTTTCCAACAAATAGGGGTACAAGTCACAACAACAGGAACAATGGAAAAGGGAATTACAACAATCTCATTGTTTGTCAAATCTGTGAGAAGCTAGGGCATGGTGCTCGGAAGTGCTTTCAAAGGAACTCACAACAATCTCAAAATggtgcatcatcatcatctgtgAATTGTCAGATATGCAAGAGGCCTGGACATGTAGCCAAAAACTGTTTCTACAGGCAACAGAATtgtaacaacaacaacaattctCACAATGGAAATACAGCAATGGTGGCTTGTTGTAACAACAATTCTACACCTGTTCAGCATGAAGTGTGGCTCACTGACTCAGGGGCTACCAATCATATGACATCCAATATTCAGAATCTGCAAAATGTCACAACTTATACCTCTGATGATGGGGTACAGTTTGGTAATGGTACAAGTCTTCCCATTGTGAAACAGGGTTCAAACAACATTCTTACTAAATCTGGTTCTCTTTATTTGCAAAATATTCTATATGTACCAGATTTAGCTGCGAATCTTCTATCTGTGTATAATCTATGTAAAGATAACTATGTTAGGATGATTTTTGATGAGTTTGAATTCTTGATACAGGACAAGGTGACAGGCAAGGTTCTATATGAAGGACTGTGTGACAAGGGGCTCTATCCAATACCAGTTTCAGTTGCATCAAGTTTCTTTCTACATTAA
- the LOC112192800 gene encoding probable LRR receptor-like serine/threonine-protein kinase At3g47570, producing the protein MKGHSLSNCRWFLHKFLPVFIVLCMSTGLESATLPNFGNESDRLALLDFKKRITEDPLHIMSSWNESMHFCSWIGVTCNNSTRRVVTLNLQAQKLAGSIPPSIGNLTHLTGINLINNNFYGEIPQEMGRLLRLQYLNMSQNSFSGKIPTNISHCTQLTMIDVFSNKLIGTIPNQLSSLLKLTVLWIGRNNLTGTIPRWIGNFSSLFALSLGENNLQGSIPDELGRLTALQRFILTSNNLSGMIPSSIYNISSIYYFTVTQNQLHGEIPQNIGIALPNLEVFAGGANKFTGTIPVSLSNASQLSILEFSRNSFTGKLPAESLGRLKRLVRLYFDLNRLGSGQAGGLNFLNFLTNCTSLEVLGLSYNRFGGELPASIANLSTQLKVLTLGGNLIHGSLPTGIGNLVNLTLLGIEQNYIGGRLPDVIGKLHKLEGLHLNLNRFSGPIPFSLGNLTSVTRLFMEGNRFQGSIPPSLGNCKNLLILNLSSNNLNGTIPREVVAIKSLSISLTMSNNSLTGSLPSEVGGLVNLAELDISGNKLSGEIPETLGSCISLERLLLKGNEFSGHIPQSMEKLRGLEELDISHNNLSGQVPEFVGKFRALKYLNLSHNDFEGELPKEGIFSNATGISVLGNDKLCGGIPELVLPACFSRKPPSSRGLLAPKVIIPLTSAIALIIALSCLVAARSMMKKPRDRPLTSSSHNDSYPSISYSEIVQSTNGFSVDNLIGSGSFGSVYKGLLSSTGMVVAVKVLNLQQQGASKSFIDECRALRSIRHRNLLKIITTCSSTDNQGNDFKSIVFNFMANGSLDPWLHAREDDGSQSKRLSLIQRLNIAIDVACALDYLHDGCETSIVHCDLKPSNVLLDEYMVAHVGDFGLASFLFEASNNHSKSQTMSARLKGSIGYIPPEYGMGCQVSILGDIYSYGILLLEMFTGKRPTDEMFKDGLSIHQFTAMAFPDRVMDIVDTSLLLETDEDKDDDDDDKYSNDKQERPIAGYQDIGLVKARRLEECLVSVMQIGLSCSTVSPSERIPMNVVVNKMTEIRDSYLKLTKTKFVT; encoded by the exons ATGAAGGGGCATTCACTATCAAATTGTAGGTGGTTTTTACACAAATTCCTTCCTGTGTTCATTGTTTTATGCATGAGCACAGGTCTGGAATCTGCAACACTACCAAATTTTGGAAATGAATCTGATCGTCTGGCACTGCTAGACTTCAAGAAAAGAATCACTGAAGATCCTCTCCATATCATGAGCTCATGGAATGAATCCATGCATTTCTGCAGTTGGATAGGCGTCACATGCAACAATTCCACCAGAAGAGTCGTGACCTTGAACTTGCAAGCTCAAAAGTTGGCTGGCTCCATACCACCTTCCATAGGGAATCTTACTCATCTCACTGGAATCAACTTGATAAACAACAACTTTTATGGTGAAATTCCTCAGGAAATGGGTCGTCTCTTGCGCCTGCAATATCTCAACATGTCTCAAAACTCCTTCAGTGGGAAAATTCCGACTAATATATCTCACTGTACGCAGCTGACAATGATTGATGTTTTTTCCAATAAACTCATTGGGACAATTCCCAACCAACTCAGTTCATTGTTGAAATTAACTGTGTTATGGATTGGTCGGAACAATCTCACTGGAACCATCCCACGTTGGATTGGGAACTTTTCTTCATTGTTTGCACTTTCTCTTGGTGAAAACAACTTGCAAGGAAGCATACCTGATGAGCTGGGGCGTCTAACTGCTTTGCAGAGATTCATACTTACCTCAAATAATCTTTCTGGTATGATTCCTTCTTCGATATATAACATTTCCTCCATATACTATTTCACTGTTACTCAGAATCAACTGCATGGGGAAATCCCACAAAACATTGGCATTGCTCTTCCTAATCTGGAGGTATTTGCCGGAGGTGCCAACAAGTTCACAGGAACTATTCCTGTGTCCTTGTCAAATGCTTCTCAGCTATCCATTCTTGAATTTTCCCGAAATAGTTTTACTGGGAAACTCCCTGCTGAAAGTCTTGGGCGTTTGAAAAGGTTAGTTAGACTATACTTTGACTTGAACAGACTGGGAAGTGGTCAAGCTGGTGGCCTGAATTTTCTCAATTTCCTGACTAATTGTACTAGTCTTGAGGTGTTGGGTCTTAGCTATAATCGCTTTGGAGGAGAATTACCAGCATCCATAGCCAACCTTTCTACCCAGCTAAAAGTTCTTACTCTGGGGGGAAATTTGATACATGGAAGCCTCCCTACTGGTATTGGAAATCTGGTAAACTTGACACTTCTGGGAATTGAACAAAACTACATTGGTGGTCGTCTCCCTGATGTAATTGGGAAGCTTCACAAGTTAGAAGGACTGCATTTGAATCTGAACAGATTTTCAGGGCCAATCCCATTCTCCCTAGGTAACTTGACTTCAGTGACAAGGCTCTTCATGGAGGGGAATAGGTTTCAGGGAAGCATACCTCCAAGTCTTGGGAACTGCAAAAATCTATTGATACTCAACCTTTCTAGTAACAATCTAAATGGCACAATACCTAGAGAGGTAGTGGCGATTAAATCCCTTTCGATTTCTTTGACAATGTCAAACAACTCTTTGACTGGTTCACTACCATCTGAAGTCGGTGGTTTGGTAAATCTCGCAGAGCTAGACATATCAGGAAACAAATTATCGGGTGAAATCCCTGAAACCCTTGGCAGTTGTATTAGTTTGGAGCGCCTGCTTTTGAAAGGTAATGAATTCAGTGGACATATTCCTCAGTCTATGGAAAAGCTGAGAGGCTTGGAAGAGTTGGACATTTCACACAATAACTTATCTGGCCAGGTTCCTGAATTTGTAGGCAAGTTTCGAGCTCTCAAGTATCTCAATCTTTCTCACAATGATTTTGAGGGTGAATTGCCTAAAGAAGGAATCTTTTCAAATGCAACTGGTATCTCAGTGCTCGGAAATGATAAGCTCTGTGGTGGAATTCCAGAATTAGTTCTACCTGCATGTTTCAGCAGAAAGCCTCCTTCATCGAGAGGACTACTTGCCCCAAAAGTGATAATCCCTCTAACTAGTGCAATTGCATTAATAATTGCTCTTTCCTGCTTGGTTGCTGCACGTTCAATGATGAAAAAGCCAAGAGACAGACCTCTGACTTCATCTTCTCATAATGATTCATATCCAAGTATCTCTTACTCGGAAATTGTTCAGTCAACTAATGGGTTTTCTGTGGACAATTTGATTGGTTCAGGAAGCTTTGGTTCTGTATACAAAGGATTACTCAGTAGTACTGGAATGGTAGTTGCTGTTAAGGTATTAAAccttcaacaacaaggagcttcAAAGAGTTTCATTGATGAATGCAGAGCTCTAAGAAGTATAAGGCACCGCAATCTTCTGAAGATCATAACTACTTGCTCAAGCACCGACAATCAGGGTAACGACTTCAAAAGTatagttttcaatttcatgGCAAATGGAAGTCTAGATCCTTGGCTGCACGCTAGAGAAGACGACGGATCTCAAAGTAAGAGATTGAGCCTTATCCAAAGGCTCAATATTGCCATTGATGTTGCTTGCGCATTAGATTACCTACACGACGGTTGTGAAACATCCATTGTTCATTGTGATCTAAAGCCAAGCAATGTCCTTCTCGATGAGTATATGGTAGCCCATGTTGGTGACTTTGGTTTAGCAAGCTTCCTCTTCGAAGCATCAAATAATCATTCCAAAAGTCAGACCATGTCAGCTAGGCTAAAGGGTTCCATAGGCTACATTCCTCCTG AATATGGCATGGGATGTCAAGTTTCCATTCTGGGAGATATCTATAGCTATGGGATTCTATTGCTAGAAATGTTCACAGGGAAAAGGCCAACGGACGAAATGTTCAAAGATGGTCTAAGCATTCACCAGTTCACAGCCATGGCTTTCCCTGACCGTGTCATGGACATAGTTGACACTTCATTGCTCCTGGAAACAGATGAGgataaggatgatgatgatgatgacaaataCAGCAATGATAAACAAGAAAGGCCAATAGCCGGGTATCAAGATATAGGCCTAGTGAAAGCAAGAAGATTGGAGGAATGCTTGGTTTCAGTGATGCAGATTGGTCTCTCATGCTCCACAGTATCACCAAGTGAGCGCATTCCGATGAATGTGGTTGTGAACAAGATGACTGAAATTAGAGATTCCTATCTCAAATTGACCAAGACCAAGTTTGTCACCTAA